A genome region from Pyrenophora tritici-repentis strain M4 chromosome 9, whole genome shotgun sequence includes the following:
- a CDS encoding Herpes-BLLF1 multi-domain protein: MLKGLETTLTYLCPETESPSVVTITKTATTTATATVTAGPDGAAPPISMPTTSDEPTTTVTLQSTRQVTMTWTITEIPAGISVSLIPGSMPPVLTPPATSDEPTTTVTLQPTSQITRTETVTRVTPSSSKSSSSSLTPASITWSFTAVPPYDIFPTPVSSTADLVSANSTGNSSTSYVFPYHVKYTSPIPHSDYIKPSALYIAHAEANETVTATATPVPTESSNGMAGDGRVSFVALFLGLMAAAFIV; the protein is encoded by the coding sequence ATGCTAAAAGGTCTTGAGACAACTCTGACCTACCTGTGTCCCGAGACCGAGAGCCCGTCTGTTGTCACCATCACCAAGACTGCTACCACGACTGCAACTGCTACGGTGACTGCTGGCCCGGATGGAGCTGCACCTCCGATTTCCATGCCTACTACTTCGGATGAGCCGACTACGACAGTGACGCTTCAGTCAACCCGTCAAGTCACTATGACTTGGACCATTACAGAGATTCCTGCCGGTATCTCTGTGTCGCTTATCCCGGGGAGCATGCCTCCAGTCCTCACGCCACCTGCTACTTCGGATGAGCCTACTACGACGGTGACACTTCAGCCAACCTCGCAGATCACTAGGACCGAGACCGTCACTAGGGTCACTCCCAGCTCTTCTAAGTCTTCATCTTCGTCGCTCACCCCGGCTTCGATCACTTGGTCTTTCACAGCGGTCCCCCCATATGATATCTTTCCGACACCAGTCTCAAGCACTGCAGACTTGGTCTCTGCCAACTCGACTGGCAACTCTTCGACTTCATACGTTTTCCCCTACCACGTTAAGTATACTTCCCCTATCCCTCACAGTGACTACATCAAGCCCTCTGCATTATATATTGCGCATGCTGAGGCTAACGAGACCGTTACCGCAACTGCAACCCCTGTTCCTACGGAGAGCAGCAATGGTATGGCTGGAGATGGCCGCGTGTCATTTGTTGCCCTGTTCCTCGGCTTGATGGCTGCAGCTTTCATAGTCTAA
- a CDS encoding Pterin-4a-carbinolamine dehydratase: MAAQPSRDAVADDIIFAADQPSHLPDRVSSLFPAWQLSESRKGVTREFTFSSFTKAWQFMSLIADECKAKKHHPSWSNLYNRVSIEWTTHKPEGLSIKDVEMAEFCDQKAAEIGLKE; the protein is encoded by the coding sequence ATGGCCGCACAGCCAAGCCGGGATGCAGTAGCGGATGACATAATCTTTGCTGCCGACCAACCAAGCCATCTGCCCGATCGAGTTTCGAGCCTCTTTCCCGCCTGGCAGCTCAGCGAGTCAAGAAAGGGCGTCACGCGCGAATTTACCTTTTCGAGTTTTACAAAGGCCTGGCAATTCATGTCACTCATCGCAGATGAATGCAAGGCCAAGAAACATCATCCTTCATGGTCCAACCTGTATAACCGCGTCAGCATCGAATGGACCACTCACAAGCCCGAAGGTCTCAGCATCAAAGACGTTGAAATGGCAGAGTTCTGTGACCAGAAAGCTGCCGAAATTGGACTGAAAGAATAg
- a CDS encoding actin — translation MVGKKSGRAQLREEGLERTDNNMDLTTWPQVGMINQKNYYTEFLKRDEQFLAVRYPKDEERARIVQEARDKDRARALGVPTTEGATPQTVDETMDDPEVSFASRTDISKLIVIHPGSQNLRIGLGSDALPKTVPMVIARKWKESEDEEDDGEPYPKRMKVDGDVPADAVAEKKFGLDFSDQYHAMSSELRTRMRINKRRVLPNSKDLVSNYNKKSPPDIISEHNDINRIEWTELPADPKKAPDFFTGHEALRIPERSNPRYKLFWPIRNGTFNEKDYRDRNQIYHDISKILEEAFRTQLGITKLKDLVNYKCVFIIPDLYERQYVTMILDILMRDLSLGKVCLQQESLSATFGAGYGVACVVDIGAQKTSICCVDEGLCAEESRVNLKMGGADVTETFIKMMMCGNFPYADMNLKRRYDFLLAEELKQKFCSMDEGSVTVQTWDFHLRASGQDTRKYTFKTYDETMLSVMGFFKPSIFENAHKLENRRKVIPRSVDLYDGSPNDPISQAQIAIIEAAAGKPVIPTINGSQDPVNSTAPMSTPQRPQPSPFSLLGRLNENENTPRSSVAGSPGPEGMATPNADRDTPMGDGDGAPLLFRDPIHEKTKLAEARDAILPIHSLDQAILESLTQGARGDDRKLRDFFGGIMLVGGASKTPGLREFLEMRLRELRPGYGKEILVGPPPRDFDPQVVAWKGGSVFGRLSGHGNDGWISRYEYDMLGARLLNNKCMFAW, via the exons ATGGTTGGAAAGAAGTCAGGCAGGGCCCAACTCAGGGAAGAGG GTTTGGAGCGGACAGATAACAACATGGACCTCACGACATGGCCCCAGGTCGGCATGATCAACCAAAAGAACTACTACACCGAGTTCCTGAAGCGCGACGAACAATTCCTCGCTGTAAGATACCCCAAGGATGAAGAACGTGCGCGCATTGTACAAGAGGCCAGAGACAAGGATCGCGCACGCGCCCTTGGAGTGCCGACTACGGAAGGCGCGACCCCACAGACTGTGGATGAGACCATGGACGATCCCGAAGTTTCTTTCGCATCGAGGACCGATATCTCCAAGCTCATCGTGATACACCCGGGCAGCCAGAACCTAAGGATAGGCCTGGGGTCGGATGCATTGCCCAAGACCGTGCCCATGGTCATTGCACGCAAGTGGAAAGAGAGCGAGGATGAGGAAGATGACGGAGAACCCTATCCCAAGCGGATGAAGGTCGATGGGGATGTCCCTGCAGATGCCGTGGCTGAAAAGAAGTTTGGACTTGATTTTTCTGACCAGTACCATGCCATGTCATCTGAGCTGAGGACACGCATGCGCATCAATAAACGACGAGTGCTCCCAAACTCAAAAGACCTTGTCAGCAACTACAACAAGAAGTCTCCCCCAGACATCATCTCCGAGCACAACGACATCAATCGCATTGAGTGGACGGAGCTACCAGCAGACCCAAAGAAGGCACCAGACTTCTTTACGGGGCATGAGGCTTTGCGGATACCGGAAAGATCAAACCCACGATACAAACTTTTTTGGCCTATACGGAATGGCACCTTCAACGAGAAAGACTACCGAGACCGTAACCAAATCTACCACGACATATCTAAAATCCTTGAGGAGGCATTCAGGACCCAGCTCGGTATCACGAAGCTGAAGGACCTTGTTAACTACAAGTGCGTTTTCATCATTCCAGATCTCTATGAGCGGCAATACGTGACCATGATTCTGGACATCCTGATGCGAGACCTCAGTCTTGGAAAGGTTTGTCTGCAGCAAGAGTCTCTCTCAGCGACATTTGGTGCAGGTTATGGTGTTGCCTGCGTCGTGGATATTGGCGCTCAAAAGACGTCCATCTGCTGCGTCGACGAAGGACTGTGTGCCGAGGAGTCGCGCGTCAATCTGAAAATGGGCGGAGCCGATGTCACTGAAACATTTATCAAAATGATGATGTGCGGCAACTTTCCATACGCGGATATGAACCTCAAGCGGAGGTACGACTTTTTGCTTGCTGAAGAGCTGAAACAAAAGTTCTGCTCAATGGACGAAGGCTCCGTCACAGTCCAGACGTGGGATTTCCATCTTCGGGCTTCGGGGCAGGATACACGGAAGTATACGTTCAAGACGTACGATGAAACGATGCTGTCTGTGATG GGGTTTTTCAAGCCTTCGATATTTGAGAATGCACATAAGCTCGAAAACAGGAGAAAAGTGATACCGCGTTCTGTTGATCTGTATGATGGCTCGCCCAATGATCCCATCTCGCAAGCCCAAATCGCCATCATCGAGGCTGCAGCCGGTAAACCGGTTATCCCTACCATAAACGGCTCACAAGATCCTGTCAACAGCACTGCGCCCATGTCTACGCCTCAACGTCCGCAACCCAGTCCTTTCAGCCTCCTAGGCCGATTGAACGAGAATGAGAACACGCCGCGATCATCGGTGGCGGGATCGCCGGGCCCGGAAGGCATGGCTACGCCAAACGCGGACCGCGACACACCCATGGGTGACGGAGATGGTGCTCCGCTCCTTTTTCGTGATCCTATCCACGAAAAGACCAAGCTAGCCGAAGCTCGCGATGCCATCCTACCCATTCACTCTCTCGATCAGGCCATCCTGGAGTCGCTGACCCAAGGTGCCCGAGGCGACGATCGCAAGCTCCGCGACTTCTTCGGTGGTATCATGTTAGTGGGCGGCGCTTCAAAGACCCCTGGCTTGAGGGAATTTCTCGAGATGCGGCTGAGAGAACTACGACCGGGCTATGGAAAAGAGATCCTCGTCGGTCCGCCCCCCAGGGATTTTGATCCGCAGGTTGTGGCGTGGAAGGGTGGAAGTGTGTTTGGGCGGTTGAGTGGGCATGGCAACGACGGGTGGATCTCGAGGTATGAGTATGATATGCTTGGAGCTAGATTATTGAACAACAAGTGCATGTTCGCTTGGTAA